The genomic segment CAAGGCCTCTCCAAGCATCTTCTCAATGTTTCTCATTATGGCCACTTTCTGATGGGCTTTGAGAGGATATTCAATTCTCTTAGGGGTGGGGGCCCCCTGCAAAGGAAGCAGCAGCTCAGGAAATGCCTTTAGCAGCAGGCTTCAATGTAACCCACCATTCTAGCACCTTCACCCCTTCTAAGAAACCCAGTTCAATCCCATCCCTCTTCATCTCCCCAAAGACCTGGGAATCACTTTCAGAGAGAGCCaacctccccaccctgccccaatTCATTTATTACACCTACCTCACCCCAATCCCATCTAGGGGGAAAATACCCATATTCACCTTATACCAGAAGTTCACAGTGATGGTAATCCCCCCATTTAGTAATGACTCTATGTGATGCCACCTGCAAGAAAATAAACATGCTCCTGTTTGCCACCAATATTCTTTTAGAGGTAGGGATGGAAAACTAGGTAAAGTCTGGCTAAAGCAAATAACAAGGACATATCTTTATACTCATCCTGTCAAACACACCCCGGGACCAGAGGCAGTGGTGTTCAGTTCAGTCTCCAAACACAAAAGAGCCAAGAACAGTCTCTCCAGCCTCAAGCCACTGGGATCTCTTTGGACCTGAGGAATTGTCATCTTGTCCTAGAGACTGGGTTGTCATTTCCCCCATGTTCAGTATGCTCACATCTGGATATGCCAACCTTTCTGTAGATCACATAAGACCAATCCTGCCACAACTCAGAAGGGACACAGATACAGCTCCCAAGAAGCCCAGTCCTAGCCCCCTCCTCACCAGTACATTGGGATGTAAAGAACATCACCAGGGCCAACCACTGTTTCATAACCAACCACGTTCTGGAAATTGGGGAACCTCTCGTAGTCAGGATTGTCAAAGTCCACCTGAGAggttcaagagaaagaaaaaaaaaatcagtcaatcacCAAATCTTTATTAATAATTGTGATGTGCTAGTCTGGTAGTGATAAAAAGatggctttaagaaaaaaaaatgtgtttagaaTTCATATCCAGCAGAAGATACCACACACaccttaaacatacacacaccctcTCAGAGAACAGTGTAAGACAGGCCATGCTTGAAGATTGATAAAGAATCCTGGGCCTCAGTGCTCCTGAGGTCAGAAGCCAATCATCACAGCTTGCAGGTCAGAAAACCTACTCATGGCCTGCAGATATGAGGAATGAGGATGCATCCTTCAACCAAATCTTCTGAAACTTTCTCCCACACACATATTCCTACCAGCAAAAACTCATACATGAAGTGACTAGGCAGTTTTCTCAAGAAAGGAGAGGACCTCTGGTTGGCCATAAAGTCAACCATATACTTCTTTTAGATCCAAGAAAGACAGTAAATGACATACGACAATTCTGTTCATCCTTCTCCTTATCAGAAAGTAGCAGCATCCATGACAACAGAACAAATTATTAAATCCAATGGAGACACATTCAAGCAGAGTAACCAGAGTCCACTAGCATTAGTGATGGGGTCTGCCCTCCAGAATTAGCTCAACGGAACGGTTTATCCTTATAAACATCTGGGGACCACCACAAGGGCCTGGAATATGTGAGCTACACTGTGAAATTATCCTGAGTTTATCCACAGGGAAGGGGAAAGACATGCCAACCTTGGATCCCAAAGGAGTTCTATACCCTCCTCAGACCACACAAGCTCACCTGGCTCTGTCTGTCACATGGGTGATGAACAGGATATGGGTACAGGCACTCAAACTGATCCGGAGGGAATAAAATGCATCGCTTGTAGCCTTTTATCTGAGCAAAGAAGTTCTGCTGCTCATCATAGTGAGCAGGTGTCACATTTCCTGTAGGAGGAAAGACATTTTCTTATTCCGAGCAGTGGCTCTATTGCATAGGCTGGAACACAAGGCCCAGTGCTGGAGAGAAACCCAGCCTGCCCTCTCAGCTAAGGGTTCCCAATCAAAATTTCAAGCAGAATCAGGGTGACTGCAATTACAACTCTCAGCAAAGTAGGTGTTACACTTTCAGTGGGCAATAAGTTGTTCAGAAACCATCGCTGGCTAAGGGTTCACCATCAATTACAGCAAAGCAAACTTTCATAAATGATGCTTCTGCCCTTACTGGAAGCAGCAGCACATCAAGATAATATTCACAAACCTGGCAAAATAATATATTGTGCATACTTGTACTCTTCTTGACTATAGCACAAATGAAAGGGTAGCAAAACAAGAGTAACAACTGAAATGACTGGTATCAACAACACATGCATAATCTTCTTTGATGGAGTTAATTGGTCATTTTAAGTTGTATGAATATGTACTTGCTTTGAGTAGCTCTTCTGGAGCTCAAAGATTCTCAACCTTTGTTCTCACTTCAACACATCTGTGGGATGCAACACTTCTTAGAGCAACACTGAGGCTGTTAATTCTCATGGGGGCATGAGGGGAGCATATCAGATTCCTGAAGTGTTCTATAATTTGAAtaaggcaaattatttaaaatgccaaCTTGAATTAGTTCTGCCCTAGTATATGTATGCTCCATCTACTCTTTATAACTGGGACCTCATCTGTTGTTTATCCTTTGCACAATCCAAGAGCTGAGCGGTCCTTCTGTAGGGCAGAGTTCAGAAAACATTCCCTGGGTCGGCCTGAGTGGGCCAAGACAGCCGCCTTCTTTAATGCTGAGTCCATGTGCATCCTCAAAGGAGATTTGCTCTCTCATCTCTACCTGAGGGATCTGCTTCTGTGCACTCTACTGAAGGACAGGAAGGCAACAGAAGAACGTATAGCTAAGTAGGTCAAAACTAGCTCCTGGCAGGTTAATCAAGAGCTGGTTTCAAAGGGGCAGGTTAGGGGTGCAATCCATAAACTGCATCGCTAGAAATCTTTATTAATACTTGCAGCAAAGGATCCAAAACTGAAGAAAGGACAATAAAAGGAGAAGAGACCACTACTCTGCTTCCTTGATTAATCCAATTTATTCACTATTTACTAAGTACCTACTATGGGCCTGGCCTTGAGCTAGTGccacaaataaaaacaagaatgaggggtgcctgggtggctcagtcggttaagtgactgccttaggcttgggtcatgatctcagggtcctaggatcgagccctgcatcaggctccctgcttagcaggaagcctgcttctcccactcccactccccctggttgtattccctctcttgctgtctctctctctgtcaaataaataaataaaatcttaaaaaaaaaaaaaaaaaaaagaataagataatgaCCCTGGCCAGTAAGCAGCTCTCCTTCTTTTGACTGGAATTCAAAGGCCTCTCCTCTcattcaaatgaaaaaagaaagaatgaacataTTCACATATTTGCTTGTGTATGCATAAAATCCTCTAGCGGGATACACAAGCAACTAATAACATGTGGTGCCTCCAGGGAGGGATATTGGAAAGCTCGGAAATAGGACTGGAAGAGAGATTTATCATTACACACCTATTTATACCTTTTGAATTTAACTccataaatatattaacattcaAAAGATACTGAATTTATACTGAAAAAATAAGCTTTCCTCTTCTACTGGAATAAAAGTCTTCTGAATACAGACAGATCCAATAAATAGAACAGTATCTCAGGAAGATCCCTAATACCTGAGTATACACGCTCATGCAGCAactgaggaaaggaaaagagaactaaCTCTCTTTTTAGAGTGCATGAAACTAGCTTAATCactttatgtacattatctcGTTGAATCTTCATAGCTATTTATATTATCACATTCCTTTCACAGAAGAGGCGGCTGAGGTTTAAAAAAGTTAGGTGACTTGTTCAAAGTCATAAAGCAAATGAGTGGTGAAGACAAGCCTGGAAATCAGGTTTGTAGGACTCCAAGCTATGCTGCTTTCTGAAAGATTTCTTACCTTCCATGCCGATGAGCAGCAGGTTGGATGTCAGCTGTCCCCAGCCACGCTTTCCCTGTTGCTTATTAATCCAGTTCCAGTTAAAACCCAAGAAGTCCATGACAATCTTTCTGCCCACGGTGTCATTGAGTGTTTGCTGCAGATACAACCTATGTTCCCCGAGAATAAAATCCCATTAGTGCACATACACAGTCCCTTGGCATGGCCTCCCCACATCTGGAAATCCAAATCCACAACAGCACCTCCCACAGAGACCAGCTGCAGCCATGCAAATTTTAACCAAGATAGATTCTCACAGAACCGAATCCTTGCCTGTCCTTCTTCGAGCTCTGTTCAACACCAAACttgctattttaaagaaaaaattcttttttttttttttttaatgtaaacactATACCCAATGtgaggtttgaactcacaaccctgagatcaagagttgcatgctctcaccaactgagccagccaggcgcccctaaaagaagTGATTCTTGACCTTTTCTGGGTCACAACATAAATCTAAGAATCCAAGGAACGCTTccataaatatgtacatacacacagaaCTTTCATACAATTTCATAGATTCCTCAACACCTATTCAGAGACTAAAATGATTAATCAGCTTTTCTCTAGAGACGCTCAGAGCCTCAGACATCCTCTTTGGCCCTCGATGGCCGTTGTGATAGATCATATTACTGTTCACCAAGATCTAGTTTCTTCCCTGTGGGAGAGTTAATTCTCCTGTATCCCCTTGAAGCCAAGCTTGCTTATTTAACTTGCTTTGACCAGGTATGTCCACAAAAATGACTTGTGTTGCTTCTAAACTGTAATTTGAAGAAACAGTATTCACTACCACCacatctctttccctctgctaaTCAACTGCAAGGTTTCAGATAGTAGCTGCTGGGTcccaaaatgaaaaagatgacGTAACAGCAGAGCCTCCATGTGACCTATGACAGACACCGCAGCATGGCTGTTGTTGTTATAAACctaaataaacctttgttgtttcAAGTCACTGCCCCTGGCTTGAAACCTAGTTTATCTTAACTAATTCAGCCACCTCTCTGCAGCGGCCTTCTACAACTGAAAGCCTCATCAGGCTTTCTGCAGACCTAGGGCTCCTAATACACCGAAGAAGATCGGAAATTAATTAAGGGATGTGAAAACCCAGACACTTGCTCAAGTCCCATAAGGGACATTAATAAAGGGGCAAACATGAagacaaaacacaaaagcagcccTGTTCTAGTCCCGAGAATGTTACTTCAAATGGCTCAAAGGTATCTCAATGCCTAGAATCAGGATGCTTAAGGTAATATTAACTAGAAATCTTTTAAGTTGTAAACACTAGCTACCTTTTGGGGGACAAGGAACCCTCAGGACTCAAATGCAACCTTTGGACTCTCcccagaaattataaaatattcatacaaAAATTCTGCCAAGTAACTTTGAAAGAGGCAGAACACTCACCAAATATGAATCCAAACAACTCCTATTACATCTGAACAGTAAATGGTCAAAAGAGCTCAAAGAGAAATCCTAGAATTCCTTGAATCATTAACAACCCGTACAATTCCAAAGTGGAATTGGTTGGTGGTAAAGTAAGCTGGTAGGGCAAAACCTGtgcataggaaaaaaattttccttgAATCACTCATAAAGACTACACTCATAGTTTATACTTAGTGAGGCAAACTGCTCTCCCTATGGGAGGTAAGAAACTTAAAGTGATTGAGGAACCAGGACTCCTGTGTCTTATCTCATGCTTCTTCCAGCGCAGATGTTCATGCAGTGGAATTACATTCCATCAGCACCATTTAAATCGACTTCTCTCTCTCAACATTGGGGATGTGTGGACGTgtgcatacacatgtatatgcTATGTTAAATTTGAGGAAACTTAAGCAGAAGATGACTTACACCAGTCTTTGTAAAACATAAAGAACTGATCAATCACAGTTGAGACCCTGGAAACTCTTTTTGGTCAAAGTTCTAGCGGTATGATAACGGCTACGTGTCAGgaagacacacaaacacaaaaaagatATTCCAAATCCATTCATTCAGCCATATGCTGCTAAGAGTCAGGGAAAGAACTGAGGTAGGAGACTAAAGAGAAGCCCAGGGTTGGGCACCAAGTGTGAGATGGAGATGGTCATTCACCATGAAGTACTCAGTGAAAGCAATTCCCCAGAAGCAATGTTACAGTGTGGAACTGAATGCTGTCTGGGACCTACCGAAGAGGCTGTCTTCACATATAAGGATAAAAGCACAGAGGAAGAGTCACATCTGAGTGTGTCCTGTGTTTGCTATCTCTAGTACAATGTGGAAATCCATATCAACTGAATCTGATCTCCCCTAATCTAGAGGACCCTGACATCCTTCACCCCAGAATCACAACAATCTATgaaactttttagttttaattgTCCCAAGCCAGCCTAACATTTTAGGACACAGGGTGCAAACTGGCAATCTCAGGGCTCAATCCAATGACAGTCGGTTTTGTTTGGTACCCCGCAGCATTTCTAAAAATTTGAATTAGCTGCCTCcatttaaaagtcaaaaaaatgttaagtaaaaatcctaatttctggcttctcttgaaaatgAGAGTATCTGGCAACCCTGGGACTGCATTCCTAAATGGAAACAAGAGTCAAGTAATGACTTCTCACTTTGAACAGGGCATATGCTTTCAGCTTCATTATAGTTTTTACCCAAACAACTTCTCTCGTTTTGTTCACCTACCTGACCCTTCTAGGCAACTGTGACTGTCACTCTGTGAAGACAACAAAGAACTACAGAGTCACAATTCAAGTCTAATCATTCTCTCATCTCTCAAGCTAGAGAACTCGTCTAACTCCTCCATATGCTcaattacaagaaaggaaaatgagtgcCCTAGATTCAGTGGGAAGCCACGATCTGGGAACTtacctctcttctcctccttgcTGCTGTATATCCTGCAGTTTCTCAACAAACTCATGAAATTTCATCTCCTCCCTGTTGGACCTGGGCTTAAAGTTCTGGAAATTAGCCATCTTCTTCTCATCATAGTACAAGAACTTGTGGGTGCTGGCACTGTACACAGAGAAGTCTCCGTTGCCAATGTTCTCCTGCAGGTATTCAAGGTCCCATTTCAGGGCAGGATACACAAGATTTGTGTCTGTCAGCACCACAGGCTCCTAAGTGAAAACAACAAgtgaaaaaacaaatacagtcGTCCCAAGGACCTGGTGGATTCTTGTCTCATGAGTCCAACTTCCCTACTTCTGAACACTTTCTCCTGTGAACAAGCGCGAACTCCTTAAGTTCCATTTCTCCTcgcctccctctccatcttccctcAGGCCCTGGTCCACAGCCCTGCCAGTCCCCCACCTGTATCACCATTCGCCTTTGACCTCCCCTCTCAAGCTggtcccttccccctcccccttcggACGGGGCCCCGCCTCCTACCTCATTCTCGATAAGCTCCTCCGCCCGGGGGTCGCTCTGACTCAGACGCGGGATGGGCCGGGTCGGGAAGCTATAACTACGCAGTTGGGACTCATCCCAGGCGAGGCTGGGCGCTTCGGCCTCTTCTCGGGGTTCTCCAGAGCCCGAGGCCGCAGCCTCCGTCGCTGTCGCCGCCATCTCCGTCGCTACAGACGGCCCCACCGGAACCGGAAGCCCCGCCTATTCCGGATAAAACACAACGGAAACCATAGAGATGGCCTGCGCGCGAGAGCGGTCCAGAGACACAAAGAACGCGGAACCGGGGCGTGGGGGAGCTCCTCCTAATGGTGACCTACAGCTTTACACCCTAAGCTCGGCCCCTGAAGTCTTGGGGCGCAGAGGTTAAACCCACTGATCACCTGGTTAACCAATACACCAAATATTATTGCTGCGTCAGTGTGCCCAGGCCTACACGAGAAGCAGAGAAGGAGGCCAGTTTAGCGGGGCATTAAACTTTACAGTCATGAATGGGGAGAGAAGTAAACTCTTGACCTACCTaagaaatcagaaggaaaagcaaTTGTCAGATTGATAGATGTTGGGCAAAGGTTGCTCTGCAGGCCTAGACAAAAGATAAaatccatagaatgggagaatatatttacaaagtATATAGCTGATAAGTGACTTGTATctagagtatataaagaattcttacaactaaGCATAAAAAGtcaacccagttaagaaatggatgaaagacttgaatagacatttctccaaagaagatataccatggccaataagcacatgaaaagatgctcaacatctttagtcatcagggtaatgcaaatcaaaaccacaatgagataccattcaCAGCCACtagaatgtggaaaaattggaaccctcatatgctgccagtgggaatgtaaaatggtgcagctttTTGAAAAACGGTTTTATAGTTCTGCAGAAAGTTAGAgttatcctatgatccagcaattctctctctctctctttcttttctttctctttctttctttctttctttctttctttctttctttctttctttctttctttctttctctttctttctttctttctttctttctttctttctttctttcttttctttcttttctttctttctccagctaTTCTACTGCTAGGTATATActgaagagaattgaaaacatacatccacacaaaaaagttgtacaagaatgttcacagcagcattatttataatagccccaaagtggaaataacccaaatgtctatcaactgatgagtgTATAAACAAAAAGTTGTATAtcaatataacagaatattatttggccatcaaaagaaatgaagaactggggcgcctgggtggctcagttggttaagtgactgcctttggctcaggtcatgatcctggagtcccaggatcaagtcctgcatggggctccctgctcagcagggagtctgcttctccctctgaccctcccctctctcatgctctctatctcattctctctcaaataaataaaatctttataaaaaaaaggaatgaagaactgacacatgctacaacatggacaaaccttaaaaatattatgctaagtgaagtaagtcagacacaaaatgttacatattgcatgattctgtttatataaaatgtccaaaataggcaaatccatacagaCAGTAGATTAGTGATCGCCAGGGTCTAGGGGTAGGGGTAATGAAAACAATTTAGAATTAGTGGAGATAATTGCACAactttgtaaatatactaaaCATCACtttattgtacactttaaagggatgaattttattgtatgtgaattatatcttgataatagtaaataaattagaaaacactGTTTCTTAACCCAAATTCGATCAGGGCTTGATTGAATGCAGATATTGTACAATTATTTTGAACATCAACTAGTGATGCTTATTTACAAGAGGGCAAATTGCTGTGAAGTAATCCTCCCCCAACTTTATATGCCAAGTagtatatataatctttattgcTCTAATATATATTTGAGAATGTCTGTAATAATGGATTCTGCACCAAAACAGTCATGACCCTAAAAGTTGCTAGAAATACGTgtacatttatattgtttaaatTATACAAATCCTGTTTGTGTAAAAGTGAAAACATATTCATATGCAAACATGATAATATCCCCCATTCTTCTTTAAGCTAGTGTTTGTTAACTGTGGTCCGGCTTGAAATCTTTACAAGTCCTAGCCAATCTGAGGCTTTAGCCAGTCTGGGAAGAGCTGCTTTAGGTGCTAGGATTGGTTTTACATTTGTTGGATTGAGGTGACTGGGACATTCAAACATAAATACAGAGTAAAACTGAGGAGCGAATTTGGGGCGATTTGTGTGTTGCATCATTCCTCTATGTGAAGGAGATCAACCAGTTTGCAGAACAGAACAAGAGCAAGGAAGACCAAGGGCTGAATTTGA from the Halichoerus grypus chromosome 7, mHalGry1.hap1.1, whole genome shotgun sequence genome contains:
- the HIF1AN gene encoding hypoxia-inducible factor 1-alpha inhibitor isoform X1; the protein is MAATATEAAASGSGEPREEAEAPSLAWDESQLRSYSFPTRPIPRLSQSDPRAEELIENEEPVVLTDTNLVYPALKWDLEYLQENIGNGDFSVYSASTHKFLYYDEKKMANFQNFKPRSNREEMKFHEFVEKLQDIQQQGGEERLYLQQTLNDTVGRKIVMDFLGFNWNWINKQQGKRGWGQLTSNLLLIGMEGNVTPAHYDEQQNFFAQIKGYKRCILFPPDQFECLYPYPVHHPCDRQSQVDFDNPDYERFPNFQNVVGYETVVGPGDVLYIPMYWWHHIESLLNGGITITVNFWYKGAPTPKRIEYPLKAHQKVAIMRNIEKMLGEALGNPQEVGPLLNTMIKGRYN
- the HIF1AN gene encoding hypoxia-inducible factor 1-alpha inhibitor isoform X2; protein product: MAATATEAAASGSGEPREEAEAPSLAWDESQLRSYSFPTRPIPRLSQSDPRAEELIENEEPVVLTDTNLVYPALKWDLEYLQENIGNGDFSVYSASTHKFLYYDEKKMANFQNFKPRSNREEMKFHEFVEKLQDIQQQGGEERLYLQQTLNDTVGRKIVMDFLGFNWNWINKQQGKRGWGQLTSNLLLIGMEGNVTPAHYDEQQNFFAQIKGYKRCILFPPDQFECLYPYPVHHPCDRQSQVDFDNPDYERFPNFQNVVGYETVVGPGDVLYIPMYWAQTQDQVPKGVEAALGTPVPVAMSCV